A stretch of DNA from Lepus europaeus isolate LE1 chromosome 11, mLepTim1.pri, whole genome shotgun sequence:
TGGCAGAGCTGTAGCTGTTTATTTCCCAGAGGAGGCAATGGAGTTCAGAGTGACAGAGCTGAAACCTCCCAGGAAGCGTTCTCCCCTTCTACAGCCAAGGAGTGAAAGTCCTCTCTTCCATGATTCTTCCCGCCACACTGGCCTCTGATGTGGCATAGATGGGACATGGCTGTTAGTTAGCTATGAGGTGGGATGTTCCGGGGAAAGGGGAGAATGCCCTGTTAACCCCTTGACTGCTCCCCAGGCTGGACCATTTGTGCGATTTCCTCTTTTCCACTCTTGTTTGGGGATTTCAGTTCTCGCCGAGTTTGTATCATATCCTCCTGAAATTGGAGACAGCAagttccttcttccctcctcagGAGCGCTTCCTTTCCCACAGAAGAGCCCACCCTGTCTGCATTTCTGCTCTCACCCTCTGTCCTCCCAACATTAATCAATACACTTAATATTAAGTTCTTTTACAGCCAGATTTAGGAGGGCCTCATTTTATTTCTGGAAGGATCTCAACTTTTCCGATGAGGCTGGGAGTGCAGAGCAGACGGGAGAAAAGGAAAGGTCAGTTTCTATCTGAATGATAAGTGTTTTTTTTCCAGAGGGTTTAGGCCTTGGGACACCTCTGGAGAGAAATCATGAAATCTGAACTGGGTAGGGTTTGGATAAGTTAGTGTCCCAAGGAGGAAGGGATTTATAGTTTATTCCAGTTTATTGAACTTCTCTTTGGAATATTTTTCTACCTTTATTCTTGCCATGAGTTTTCTCATCTCTTGTCACCAGCATTCAATTTTCAAGTGTCACCTAGAGGACTTTTGTAGActgaggaaaaaaattatttttcacacaCATTCTTAAATTTTGACTAAGATTTTAGGCTCTTTAGAGCTTctgttttttattaagatttgtttttttttttaatatttatttattcatttgaaagacacagttacagagaggtagaggcagagacagagagagagaaaggttttccatccgctgcttcagtccccagttggctgcaacggccgaagcttcactgatccaaagccaggagccagaagcttcttccaggtctcccatgtaggtgcaggggcccaaggacttgggccatcttctactgctttcccaggccacagcagagggctgaacaagaagtggagcagccgaggccgagacttgaaccagcacccatatggaatgcctgcactgcagggggcagtttTAGCCACTAtgccgtggccccagcccctaaaatttgtttttaaaaatctcttctatcctgccagcattgtagtgcagtaggttaggtttctacctgtgatgccaacatgcCATATcttggcgccagttcaagtccccgctactGTGCTCCTGACCCCGCTCTcttctaacgtgcctgggaaggcagtgcaggccCCCGTCAGTCACGTGGAGACCGAGGTGGAATGCTTGCCTCCTGACTTCGgtttgactcagccctggccatggcagccatctgttgagtgaaccagcagacagaagcactttctctctctctctttctctctctatccaccaCATACATCTGTCTTGCTGTTTACTGGGCTGTAAAGATTTACTGAAGAGGAATATCAACCTCCTAAATTGAGACTTTTAAGAAAAGACACTACTTCTAAACTTCCATCCCTATATTAATTTTCTTATAGTTTGCTTATTACAAATGTGATAGAGCTATTAGCTGTATCATTAATTTTCTTCTTGCCTAATACAGCTTCAATTTTATTCTGGTGACAGTGTGCTCATCTAAgaaattaaccatcacagctATCCTTGTTTATAATGGTCATTATTTCACGTAAGTGTGTTCAATTAACAATAGAAGTTATTTGTATGCTGACCTGTTTTCTGCTCTCTGAAGATCCTCTTGCCATCCTCAATAATAAACTCTCCTTGCAAAAGGAAACATatggaaaaatgtaatttatatgagagaaattggtattttgatatttgattattgtttataggccCTTGTCGTTCTCCTGAGGAATAGTAGTTTTTCTGcttattacttgttgaactctttatttagcggaggattaagcttgtgattataaagtaacttTAAactatgtcattgcaaaaattaaaataaaaataagaaagaaaggtggAAGCAGAGTGGGGATAGGGTGGTgagtgtcattatgttcttaaaactgcatataagaaagacatgaaatttattttatttatataaataatttttaaaaaggaaatttttaaaaaggaaatacatgCTATGAAGGATTTGTCAAAAATGCAGGAAGCCTTGGGTCCCTAATTCCATTTTGGAACTGTTTATCTCTGAACTGTGAATTGATTGCTTCCAGAAGTGTTTATATGAGAACAAAAATCCTAAATCTTTATCTTGCATAAGCTGCTGTTATTGTAGCTTCTATTATTAGTTGAATCTGAGTCTAATACATGCAACATTTCTGGGTCCCTTGGTAGatcttgagttttctttttgtttctaataCTTAAGTAAGTAGAATGTAGAGTAACTGAATTATTTAGTAAGAAATAATTattgagggcaggcatttagcctagcagctaagatagTGATCAAGATGCCTGTGTCCAAGTTGGGTTGCTTAGCTCTGGCTACTGaccccatcttcctgctaatgtagactgggagaagcagcagtgatggctcaagtaattgggttcctcccattcatgtgggggacctggattgaattctttgCAGTCTGGCTTTGTCTTGGGCCATTCCAAGCTGTTGCAAGTATtagaatgaatcaatggatgagattctctctctctctgactttaataAAGTTACATGAAAACCTTATTTACATCAATTAGTTTGGTAACTGTTCACGTATATGGTTCCTTATACAATAATAGATATTAGTTCTTACTGAACTGTTGTTTTCCAGTTTTTGTCTCTTTGTTTTCCAAAATTGTTGCAAATGAAAAATAGGTATAGTTTATATGACTAATGTTCAAAGGTAATATAGACCCATTTAATTTATAAGCTCTGTGCAAACACATGCTATAAAGCTTGCCCCAAACAGCAGCATTACCCTTTGTTACACATCAAGTACAGGAGAATGCTTAGGTGTGTGGTATATCTAAAAGCATCATTCTAAATTATATGTCCATTTGTAAgcattcttaaaaatgtatatccttTCTAAATTGGGTGAAGTGCACATGCTTATCATGGGTAATTTAGGAGATAAATAGATAacgagagtacttcaaaagcttTGTGTaaagtggaattcaaagatgtttattttggtgcaaaaaatttgaaatccaagccTAGTTTAAATAATCTACATTTtcaaggatttcaaaatgtttttacacAGGAACaaacaacttttaattttatttccacaaatttttgaagtattctacTAAAGGAAATAAGGAAATACAGAATCTAGATTACCCTTAATATCATTACtctatatttatttaagattgtATAATTAATATTGTTTCATATCTTCACTTTTCACTCAATAGCATACTATTTTAcatattaaatacttttaaattaatttttatattatttttataattattatcttaaatcaaatgaaaataaagtatttcTATTAAATTCATTTTGCTTCTACAGTATTCACTTCTAGGATATATCCAGCTCTTTAGTATGCATGGCCATGTAGTTTTGAGGGTAGAACTTAGACACAGTTCCCAGGAGTGGATATATGGAACATCAGAACTCTAACCAAACTTGATTCAACATGTATGATTTCTTCCCTTACTAAATGTGAACTTAGGCAGTATGTTTGGTGTTTTTGTGTCTGGTCTAAGAAATGAGTATGGCAAATCCTACTCTAGTTATGTGGCAGAAACTGTGAGGCTGAGCAGAGAAACTAGGAAAGTGTTTTATAAATGATAAAAAGAGCTTTACAaatgaaatacattaattttactaATAGAACCAATTCCAAAGTACTGTTTCAGATTCAATTTACTTCTTTTATTCATCACAGCCACTCTCTGATAAAATATTATCATCAGTTCCATTTTATTGAGTATTACACATTTCAAAGTAGAAATATGAAGTAATTTGTACAAACTGACAGAATTAGTGATAGCATTTAGATATTTTTagagaacttttatttaataaatataaatttcgacagtacaacttttggattatagcagttcttcctctcataaccaccctcccacctgcaaaccatcccatctcctactccctctcccatcccattcttgattaagattaattttcaattagctttatatacagaagatcaacttagtatatactaagtagagatttcaacagtttgcacccacacagacacacaaactataaagtactgtttgaagactatttttaccattaattctcatagtacatcacattaagggcagagatcctacatggggaataagtgcacagtgactcctgttgttgatttaacaattgacactcttatttatgatgtcagtaatcacccaaggctcttgtcatgagctgccaaggctatggaagcctcttgagttcacaaactccgaccttatttagacaaggtcataatcaaagtggaagttctctcttcccttcagagaaaggtacctccttctttgatggcccattctttccactgggatctcagcatttatatttaaaacaaatctaCCTGATTCTGGAGTATTGGGTCTTTTCCTCTACAGTGGTCAAGAGAGTGGCACTGTAATTCTCCTGCCTGGGGCCAGATGTCATCTTTAACTAAGTTATTTTTTGTGCCTTTTTCATTCTCAGTAAGTTGGAGATACAGTAACACTGACTAACCTCTTTGGGATGTCATCAGTAGTAAATAAAGTAacgtagaaataaataaaataacatagaaAAGTCAGAATAGTGCTTGGCACAAAATAAGTGGCTCAAAATGATCATTATTCTTTTCATTGCTGACAAAAGAGCTAACCCTGTTGTGGTTAATAAACTGATAAATTCATACTTTGTCTTTTCTTGTAGTATTGTCTACTCATGAACTCCAGGTCCTAACTTTTCCAGTAATCTTGAATGTACATAAACTTTGGTTAtagaaataaattttgctttgggAAGGAATGAACTGTAATTCAATATCTGGTCAGTTTaacacacatttaaaaacatCTAATAAATACTATGACTCATTTAGAAAGTGGAAAATATGaactttctattttcatttcctcCAAAGAAACCGCTAATCAGcacaatcatttttaaatgtcaccCTGCTGTGTTCTTTTGAAAACCTAAGTgctcaggtaaaaaaaaaaattaactgttaCCACTTTACTGCTTTCcttactttttctctttccctctgtctctctttgggaTTCAGTTTGGTTTTGCAAAAATATGGTATAAAAATAGTTGTTTGTTCAAATAATTTAGCACAATGGAAAGGATTTGCGAACCAATTATGTGTTTGAGATTGTAAGAAGAGACCATTGAGAAACTAGTGATTAACTTAgtaatgaaaggcagagttctgaaACTGGAACTATTGCCTGCTTTGGGTACTTGTTCTTTGAGCTGTTGGGTGATTGTGGgatatttaaaattcatataccCTGGAAAGGGACATAGAGATAGGACACTTTCTCTGCACTAGTGAGAATTATTCAGCAgaattcaaataagcaaaattgactaAGAAGCATGACATTCTCAAATCAAAACAGCACTTATTTCCCTGGAATGTTAATGTCAAAATTCACAAATTCATTCTTACATTTTCAATGGAATAATCATCTCTGTCTCAAGAATCTGTTCtaagttaaaacaaacaaacaaaaaacaaaaaaacactctagggccggtgctgtggcacagtgggttaaagccctggactgaagcacaggtatcccatatgggcgccggttctagtcccggctcatccttttctgatccagttctctgctatggcctgggaaagcagtagaagatggcctaaatccttgggcccctgtatccatgtgggagacccggaagaagctcctggctcctggcttcagataagtgcagctccggcagttgcagccatctggggaatgaaccagtggatggaagacctctctctctctgtctctacctctctctgtaactctctttttcaaataaataaaataaaccttaaaaaagctCTAAAAAGATAATTGTTGTAGGCACATAATATTCTAATATCATGGATTTTCTGCTGCAATTCTATTTTGGATTAGATGATGAGTTCTAAAATATTATCATGGCAAAATTTTATGAAGATTTAATTGAAACATTATCttataacaaaaaatggaaataatataatGCCTCCCAAAAGGAATAATAGTGGATGGAAGGAGGGTTTTGGAGTGTTCAGTCATCTTATGTCTGTGCCACTGTTAATTATGTAGGAGgtcattcttgtttttctcttaatGCCCCTCATAAAATCCTTTCACGAATCTTTCACAAGTCAGCTCCTAACTCCTTGGGAGGAAGGTCTTTCTTGTgggaaaatgttcatttcaccACATAAGAATTAAAAATCTGTACCATATTTATTCACtggaaaattaaaatactaaTTATAAACTTGCTATAACATAGAAGAACAGATTTGATGCTACATTAAACAAAATAGACATACACTTGTAAATAAAGAGAGTTGCATTACAGTGATTGAATTCTGGGTACTTTTAGCCTCTAAAATTTTTCCTTAATGCTGTTTTTACAATTTCATCAACAAATACCAGTGAGtgattatttatctttttgaagtGTAATAATTTGTCTCAGGAATATCATTTCACTCTCCAATTTTCAGGTGAGATATTTTATCATCTAAAACTCAACCACCTGACCCACCAAGTTTTTGTTTACATTTCATTTAGTAAAAATATTTGGTACCTGGGACACTGAATTGCTGGATATTTTGACTGATGTTACTCTTTGTGGAGTTAGAATCTAACCTTTAGGGGCTTACAAAGAGGTTATGTGTAAAGAAAACAACATACGTCTGGATGCTAACAAGCTAGAATATTGTCCCATAGAAATTTTGGTAAACTGCTTCTAATGCTTATTTATCAGGAATGGTGGAATCACCAAAATAATAAAGCTAAATATATTAAAGACCACAATCAGAAAAcacatacttttatttttctattgaaaaaCAGCTAAATAAACAGACAAAGTGACATATTTTTATTGATCCcagaattataaatttaaatatcaaatagaataagattttttttaatcacagatgAATCACATGATAACTATACAGAAAACCATAAATATGCATATTCCTCAATTAAAACACATTAAGTCTAAATGCCaaggaaaaaaaccaaacactTCTACTTATCTGTATAATCTGGTCACTTTAATTTTATAAGGGCCCCATAGATAATAttactaaatttaaatttataaatatagatTAGTACGTAAACTTTATTGCCTCTTGTTAGAGTGTACTGATCTGATCATGGGGAATCATCTAATTTGTCTTAGATTATGTTGGGAGTCTCAGAACTTTCCTTAGTGCTGTCTTTATCTCTTTATTACGGAGGCTGTAGATGAGAGGGTTGAAGAGTGGGGTCACCATAGCATAGAGGAGAGTTGCAACTTTTTGCATCCCAGCAGAATGTCCGAGTCCTGGGCTCACATACATGACCATCAAAGAACCATAGAACAGAGATACCACAGCCAAATGAGACCCACAGGTGGAGAAAGCCTTGTGTCTCCCAGTGGCTGAAGGCATACGCAACACAGCGATTAAGACAAGAGTATAAGACCCAAGAATAAAGAAGAAGTTACCAAAGATAACTAATGAGCTTAGAGTGTAGCAAAGCAGCTGTGTTTTTGGGGCAGAGGCACATGCCAATGCAAATAGTGGCCCTGGGTCACACACAACATGATCAATAATGTTGGGTCCACAGAAGGGCAGCTGGGAGATGAGAACAATGGGGATCAGGAACCAAACAAATCCACAAACCCAGCAGATAATGACCAGTTTAGTACAGAGATGTAGAGTCATGGTATTAGGGTAGTGCAAGGGGCGACAGATAGCAAGGAACCTGTCAAAGGCCATGACAGTCAAAAGAAAGCATTCAGATGtacccaaagagaaaaagaagtaaaattggaGAAAACATCCAGAGaaggagattctttttttttctgagagaaaGTTGTTCAACATCTTGGGCACTGTAGAAGAGACATACCACATTTCCAGAAAGGAGAAATTCCTCAGGAACACGTACATGGGGGTGTGGAGTCTCCGGTCACACCACAGGGCACAAACAATGGCCCCATTCCCTGTTATGGTCAGAGCATATATTGTCGTGAAGAGTGAGAAGAGGAGGATCTGAATCTTCCACTCACAAGAGAAACCTTGGAGTATAAATTCTCTTACAAAAGCAATGCTGGAACCTGGTTCAGAGACATTCATTGAGACATCACCTACAAGGTCAAGAAGCAGAGGGTTATCAGTTAGCACTAGTTTAAAGAGGTAATTCTCAGATAGGAAGATAATATGATTTACTCTTTCTTGACTGTATACTTTGAGTTTTGGGTATAGCGAATAGATTGCTACACACCAGCAAATTTTACATGTTTCTAAATCTTTCCCTTACTATGAAGCCACGATAGAACTGAACAAAGTTAAACTCATTTTGCAAGCTTGCTATCTGAGAAAAGGTGTGATCTATGATAGTTTATATTTAGCATCTAACCCAAAGTTTATACTTAATAAATGCATTACTATCTTATTCCAAACACAACTGATAACTACAACAGATCCAGAAAAAACCCATTTAATATGATTATTTATAGCTGAGTTAAAATAGTACTCAACATTACTTAAATGTGCAAAAGAACTGAACATATTTTGCAGTGAGTTGGCAGTAAAATCTTTAAATCGCTAAATTTCTATTTCTGTTAGTTTGAGCAGTTCTATAATTCAGTTCTATGTTACTTACCAACACTACCTTTTGTAATGCTGTAGAGTCTTCCGTAGAAGACAATAGCTTTAAATTTTTGTCTAATCTTTCACCTTAATTCTACAGGCTGATAAAGTcactatcatatatatatatatatatattctatttcaCATTGGTTTAGTCAAtatgtacaaatttttttttaaaaaaatctaggcaTGGACATGTAGATTTTAAAGGTTTctcataaattttagaattaatttccCTAATATGCttgtgcaaaatttaaaaaaaactgccaaatgGCAGAAGTCAAAATACTTTCTTTGTAATAGATAAACTTGATTCAGATGAAAGAAAAGACATCAGGATGTAAGATACCTGGAAAAATTTTGTTTTGGTAATATGCAAGGAGGTCAAAAGTTTACACTTTGGGCACAAACACAAAACTTTGAGaagaatattttcttctagcCTGATCTCCACATCAGTGCTCGGGGATATCTTTTAGTATAGTTAGGCGGGAGCTGTTTGTG
This window harbors:
- the LOC133770526 gene encoding olfactory receptor 11H2-like; this translates as MNVSEPGSSIAFVREFILQGFSCEWKIQILLFSLFTTIYALTITGNGAIVCALWCDRRLHTPMYVFLRNFSFLEMWYVSSTVPKMLNNFLSEKKRISFSGCFLQFYFFFSLGTSECFLLTVMAFDRFLAICRPLHYPNTMTLHLCTKLVIICWVCGFVWFLIPIVLISQLPFCGPNIIDHVVCDPGPLFALACASAPKTQLLCYTLSSLVIFGNFFFILGSYTLVLIAVLRMPSATGRHKAFSTCGSHLAVVSLFYGSLMVMYVSPGLGHSAGMQKVATLLYAMVTPLFNPLIYSLRNKEIKTALRKVLRLPT